Within the Erythrobacter insulae genome, the region CACGGGCAAAGGCCCGATATGCGTTGCGATATCATCCAGACCCCGACCGCTCACAATTGCGCAGCGTCCATCCAGCCGATTGGCCAGTTCAGCAATGGCATCTGCCAGCCCCGCTTTCGGCTCGATCGCATCCGGCCCCGGCGCAAGCTCCACAAGTGTGCCATCGAAATCGAGGAACAGGGACACTGGCCCTTCGCTCAATAGCGAGCCAAGCGTGGGCGGAACGCCTGTGACAGAGCCGATTTTCATCATGTCAGGCATAGAGGCTTGGCACCCGCCGTCAATAAGCCTGCTGCATTGCACAATCGTATGCGCGGCGACCATGCGCGGTTTTCAACGCTTGCTTGACTTCATCCAAATGCTTGCAATGCGCCGCTTAATACCGCCGCACCTCTGCAAAATCACGGTCAGGCCTGTAATCTGCGAGCAAATCGGAAGAGCTCTGCCCCAATATTTCCTGCGCAGCCAATTTGCCCAGGATCGGGGCGAGCGAAACGCCGCTATGCGCGATGGCGATATAAGCATTTGGCCGGTCCGGCGCGAAACCCATCACGGGGTGACCGTCCAAAGGTAAAGGCCGCCAGCCGATATAGACATCCTCTATTTCGGTCCTGCTTATTCCCGGCACAAACTGTTCTGCGATGGCCATAATCCGGCTGGAATGTTGGCCGGCAAAATCCGCATTCGGGAACCGGTTTGGCCGATCCGCAAGCCGCGCAGCATGCGCATTATTCTGCGGTGCTCCATCTTGTTCGCCCAGCACAATGCGCCCGTCCAAACGTTGATGAATGTGCACACCCGGCGCAACAAGAATTCGATCAAGCAAGGGGTCTGCCGGTTTTGTGACAACAATCACGCCGGGCGTGCTGCGCTGAGGAAGATCCATATTGGCAAGCGCCTGCGCCGCATCAGGATCCGCGCCCGTCGCCAAGACATAGGCATCGACTTCCAGATCTCCGCAATCGGTTTGCAGGATGCTTGCGCCTTCTCGCGACGTCGCAGCCGACAGGACAGCGCAATTGGTTTTAATCACCGCGCCCAATTTCGCCGCCGCGTCGATCATGCTGCGTGTCGCCAGAACAGGATCAACCGCGCCGTCATTGGGGGAAAATGCCGCTGTCCGGACTCCGGCGAAATTTACTTTCGGCTCAAGCTCGCCAAGGCGCTCTGGCCCGATCATCGCGGCTGGCTCTCCCCACGCAACCTGTTCGGCGATCTGTCGCGCCAACAAATCCTGACGGTCTGCATCGCCGAACCATTCGATTGATCCGCCCCATTTAACGGGAATGCCGAGCTCCTTCTCAAGCTCCTGCCATCGGGCAAGCCCCAACTGGTTCAAACGGTGATAATGCCGCGGTTGTTTCGCCCATGTCGCGTTGAGCCATGCAAATGTGCCGCGGCTTGCGCGCGTTGCGGCGTCGTGGCGGTCCAGAATGGTGACCTGCGCCCCGCCCTTGGCAAGATGATAGGCAATCGAAGCGCCGACAATGCCCGCGCCAATCACCGCAATCCGTGGCCCGGAACCCGCGTTAGAGCCGCTGCATGCCGAAACCAGCGTTCCCGCCGCGGTCCATGTTACGGCTTGCCTGCGAGTAAATCCGTTCATACCAGCCGTTGCTCAGCAGGCTTTCAGCATGGCTGAGGCTTTATCGCGCGCACCGGAAAGCGAAATCCGAACTTTACCGGCGCCGTCACCTTCACCCATTTGTAAATAAAGCCAATCGCCGGAAAGCATTTGGGTCAAGGGACCCGCGCCCGCTTTGTTGCGCACGACATAAGCCGGACCCATGCCGCTTTCTTCGGCTTTCACCGCATACGATTTCTGGGCGCCTTTATCGGTTTCAACCGTCAACGTGCTTTTGGCGTTCTCAGCCAGTTTATCGTCATTGACGAAAACCATGCTGACCAATTGACCTTTATCGCATCTGCTAACCCAGACGCTGTCATCGGTTTCCGGAACACCAAGTGCGAAAAACGCGTCATCACCTTGACCGCCCATCCATTTATAGCGATCGGGAAGCTGTTCAAAACCATTGGCGCTCCACCCCATGGCAAGAGATGTGCCCGGCTCGGGAAGCTCGCTTTCAACCTCAATGTCGTCGTCGGGATTATCGACGTCTGCCTTGGTCACCAGCTCTTCTGTCATCTCGCCCGGCGTTATCTTGAAGCGCGCATCGCCGTGACAATGATTGGCAAGCAGTTGGCCTTTCTCACCGCTCGCAAAGGTCACGATATAACTGTTCTGGCAGGACAACCCTGTTTCATCGGCTTCAATCAAGACTTTGACCTCACCAAAACCGATATTGACCTTGGCAGGTTCGCCATTGACGAGGATACCGGCCGGTATTTCGGGCATTTCGAGAGTGACGATGTTGTCAGCTTTCGCCTTGGTTACACCGTCCCAATTGCTTTCCATTACTGCAGGCGCACCGGTCTCTGCCGACGGTTCGCTTTCAGCCTCCGAACACGCTGAAAGTGCGAAGGCAGACAAGCTCAGGAGGAATAGGCCATGGGTCTTGTACCGAAATCCATCCGATCGCGTCCGTTCGAGCAGCGATGATTGCATATCTTGCCCCTGTTTTTGGCGTATCAAAGAGGTGAGCGGAAATCTTCGTATCCATTTTGAAGGATCCGGGGCGCATCAAAGGTCTGCTGCCCCGCATTCGCCGGAGGCGGTGGCAGCGTATAACCTTCCGTCCGAAAAATGCTGTTCGAAACAGGGGTGTATGGGTTCTGGTTCAAATTGATATTCCCCAATTGCTGGGGCGGATTATTCCCGAGCGCAGCCGTAGGGAAATTGGCCGCATTGCCGATCGGCTGCGCCAAGGTGGCCTGCGGATCGCGCACGGCCATTCGATTGCCCTGCTGAAAAATCTGGCGGGGGTTTTGCACCATGCTGGCGCCTTGACGTTGATTTGCAACGCGGCGCTGCGGGTTGATCTGAGGCTGTCCCCGAGGCGCCGGACGCGGGCTTGCTGCGCCGCTCGGGCGCGGGTTCGCAGCATTCAATGCGGAATTCTGAATATCGCGAAGAGCGCGCACTTCGGTCTTGGCTGAACGCCATGCGTTTAGCGCATTGTCGTGTTGCACTTTACGTTGTGCGTACGCGCCATACGCCTGGTTCATCGCATTCTGATTCGCCTGTGAGCGATTGGCACGAAAATTATCGCGAGCGTTAAAGTAATTGCTGCGCGCCTGCTCCATGACCTGGCGATTGCGCGCCTCCGAACGGTAGGTCGCTTTCAGATTGTTATAGGCAGTTTTTCCGCGCTGTTTGAAATTCTTTGTAATAGCCTTTGCGGCCTTGAAACTTTGCGGTTTCTTGGGGGTTTTGACTTTACCCGCGCCTTTGAATTTCTGCGCTGAAACCGGCTCAACCGGAGCCGCCGCCACGATACCGGTGATCGCGATCGCAGCCGCTAGACGAAGAAGAATTTGCATCACATTACTCCTGAA harbors:
- a CDS encoding NAD(P)/FAD-dependent oxidoreductase gives rise to the protein MNGFTRRQAVTWTAAGTLVSACSGSNAGSGPRIAVIGAGIVGASIAYHLAKGGAQVTILDRHDAATRASRGTFAWLNATWAKQPRHYHRLNQLGLARWQELEKELGIPVKWGGSIEWFGDADRQDLLARQIAEQVAWGEPAAMIGPERLGELEPKVNFAGVRTAAFSPNDGAVDPVLATRSMIDAAAKLGAVIKTNCAVLSAATSREGASILQTDCGDLEVDAYVLATGADPDAAQALANMDLPQRSTPGVIVVTKPADPLLDRILVAPGVHIHQRLDGRIVLGEQDGAPQNNAHAARLADRPNRFPNADFAGQHSSRIMAIAEQFVPGISRTEIEDVYIGWRPLPLDGHPVMGFAPDRPNAYIAIAHSGVSLAPILGKLAAQEILGQSSSDLLADYRPDRDFAEVRRY